A genome region from Mammaliicoccus sp. Marseille-Q6498 includes the following:
- the gatA gene encoding Asp-tRNA(Asn)/Glu-tRNA(Gln) amidotransferase subunit GatA translates to MTIRYETIERLTEMIKNKEIKPSEIVRDIFEAIEADDINIKAFLALNKEAAIKKAEEQDRLQAEDKMEGKLFGIPMGIKDNIITEGVETTCASKMLEGFIPIYESTVMNQLNEENGILVGKLNMDEFAMGGSNENSYFKKTVNPFDHKAVPGGSSGGSAAAVAASLVPFALGSDTGGSIRQPASYCGVVGMKPTYGRVSRFGLVAFASSLDQIGPITRSVKDNALILETISGHDPKDSTSAPIEDVDFTSEIGKDIKGLKIAVPEEFVGEGVSEDVKKSVTEAVKTLESLGATVDRVSLPNTKYGVASYYIIASSEASANLARFDGIRYGYHSKSANTLEELYKKSRGEGFGDEVKRRIMLGTFALSSGYYDAYYKKAQKIRTLIKQDFEKVFNEYDVIVGPTAPTTAFNIGEQINDPLTMYANDILTIPVNLAGVPSISIPCGKSNGRPIGLQIVGKPFDEKTIYKVAHQYETQFNLHDDYKTLQGV, encoded by the coding sequence ATGACAATTCGTTATGAAACAATTGAACGTTTAACAGAAATGATTAAAAATAAAGAAATTAAACCATCTGAAATCGTTAGAGATATTTTTGAAGCTATCGAAGCAGATGATATAAATATCAAAGCATTTTTAGCGTTAAATAAAGAAGCAGCCATTAAAAAAGCTGAAGAACAAGATCGTTTACAAGCTGAAGATAAAATGGAAGGTAAATTATTTGGTATTCCAATGGGGATTAAAGATAACATTATTACTGAAGGTGTTGAAACGACATGTGCAAGTAAAATGTTAGAAGGATTTATTCCTATTTATGAATCTACAGTAATGAACCAACTAAATGAAGAAAACGGGATTTTAGTTGGTAAATTAAACATGGATGAATTCGCAATGGGTGGTTCTAATGAGAATTCTTACTTCAAAAAGACTGTTAACCCATTTGATCATAAAGCAGTACCAGGTGGATCATCAGGTGGTTCAGCTGCAGCTGTTGCAGCAAGTTTAGTACCATTCGCATTAGGTTCAGATACAGGTGGTTCAATTCGTCAACCAGCATCATACTGTGGTGTAGTTGGTATGAAACCTACATACGGACGTGTATCACGTTTTGGTTTAGTTGCTTTTGCTTCATCATTAGACCAAATCGGACCGATTACACGTAGTGTTAAAGACAATGCATTAATTTTAGAAACAATTTCTGGTCATGATCCAAAAGATTCAACGAGTGCACCAATTGAAGATGTTGATTTCACATCAGAAATTGGAAAAGATATTAAAGGTTTAAAAATTGCTGTTCCGGAAGAATTTGTCGGTGAAGGCGTATCTGAAGATGTTAAAAAATCAGTAACTGAAGCAGTTAAAACACTTGAATCATTAGGCGCTACGGTTGACCGTGTTTCTTTACCAAACACTAAATACGGTGTAGCAAGTTATTATATTATTGCATCTTCAGAAGCATCAGCTAACTTAGCTCGTTTTGATGGTATTCGATATGGTTATCATTCAAAATCAGCAAATACACTTGAAGAATTATATAAAAAATCTCGTGGAGAAGGCTTCGGAGATGAAGTTAAACGTCGTATCATGTTAGGAACTTTCGCATTAAGTTCAGGTTACTACGATGCTTACTACAAAAAAGCTCAAAAAATTCGTACATTAATTAAACAAGATTTTGAAAAAGTATTTAACGAATATGATGTCATTGTTGGACCTACTGCGCCAACAACAGCATTTAATATCGGTGAACAAATTAATGATCCATTAACAATGTATGCTAACGATATATTAACAATTCCAGTTAACCTAGCAGGTGTACCATCTATCTCAATTCCTTGTGGTAAATCAAATGGTCGTCCAATCGGTTTACAAATTGTTGGTAAACCTTTCGATGAAAAAACAATATACAAAGTTGCTCATCAATACGAAACACAATTTAACTTACATGATGACTATAAAACTTTACAGGGAGTGTGA
- a CDS encoding DUF3267 domain-containing protein, producing the protein MLQIDLINNNSIIKRFALLQFVLFLSLILISFKVMGNIMYIYDEGFIENILIGIIGLFILAFVHEIIHGICFKIFNPSHKVKYGYAKGMFYASMPNAVFTRKQFYIILLAPFILISLMLLFVLIWLQVTSVIYVFAFHGASCIGDFYMSQIIYSNKQMKYIEDTEVGINLYSDNKDISTTT; encoded by the coding sequence ATGTTACAAATAGACTTAATAAACAATAATTCTATAATAAAAAGATTTGCCTTATTACAATTTGTTTTGTTCCTGTCGCTTATATTGATTAGTTTTAAAGTGATGGGCAATATAATGTATATATATGATGAAGGATTTATAGAAAATATATTAATTGGTATCATTGGGCTATTTATTTTAGCTTTTGTTCATGAAATTATTCATGGCATTTGTTTTAAAATTTTTAATCCAAGTCATAAAGTAAAGTATGGATATGCTAAAGGTATGTTCTATGCTTCGATGCCGAATGCCGTTTTTACGAGAAAGCAGTTTTATATTATTTTATTAGCACCGTTCATTTTAATTAGTTTAATGTTATTGTTCGTTTTAATTTGGCTACAAGTTACATCTGTTATATATGTTTTTGCCTTTCATGGAGCATCATGTATCGGTGACTTTTATATGTCCCAAATTATTTATAGTAATAAGCAAATGAAATATATTGAAGACACTGAAGTGGGAATCAATTTGTATTCAGACAATAAAGACATATCTACAACAACTTAA
- a CDS encoding diacylglycerol kinase: protein MKKKARIIYNPTSGREVFKRTLPDVLIKLEQAGYETSAHATTSAGDATNAAKEALKYDYDVLIAAGGDGTLNEVINGIAEAKKRPKLGLIPMGTVNDFGRALLIPNDIMEAVDIIIKGDLVPVDVGKMNNRYFINIAGGGKITEVSYEAPSKLKTMVGPLAYYIKGLEMLPQIKATDIRIEYDGNVFQGEAMMFLIGLTNSIGGFEKLVPDADINDGNFTLLILEKVNFAELGHIMTLASRGDHIHHPKVHYTKAKNINVSSFEQIQLNVDGEFGGVLPANFLNLKQHIQVFSKLERVKQEHGIETVERERERLQEELKE, encoded by the coding sequence ATGAAAAAAAAAGCTAGAATCATCTACAACCCTACATCAGGGAGAGAAGTGTTTAAAAGAACATTACCAGATGTGTTGATTAAACTAGAGCAAGCTGGGTATGAAACGAGTGCACACGCTACGACAAGTGCAGGAGATGCTACAAATGCTGCTAAAGAAGCGTTAAAGTATGATTATGATGTGCTTATAGCGGCTGGTGGAGATGGAACTTTAAATGAAGTGATAAATGGAATTGCTGAAGCTAAAAAAAGACCTAAACTCGGTTTGATTCCAATGGGTACGGTTAATGACTTCGGTAGAGCTTTACTTATTCCTAATGATATTATGGAAGCAGTAGATATCATCATTAAAGGAGATCTTGTACCTGTAGACGTAGGTAAAATGAATAACCGTTACTTTATTAACATTGCTGGTGGAGGTAAGATTACAGAAGTATCTTATGAAGCACCAAGTAAATTGAAGACGATGGTTGGCCCATTAGCATACTACATAAAGGGACTAGAAATGCTGCCTCAAATCAAAGCAACTGACATTAGAATAGAATACGATGGTAACGTATTCCAAGGAGAAGCGATGATGTTTTTAATTGGATTAACAAATTCAATTGGCGGCTTTGAAAAATTAGTACCTGACGCTGATATAAATGACGGTAATTTCACATTATTAATACTTGAAAAAGTAAATTTTGCTGAATTAGGTCATATCATGACATTAGCATCTAGAGGTGATCATATACACCATCCTAAAGTACATTATACGAAAGCTAAAAATATCAATGTATCATCATTCGAACAAATACAGCTTAACGTAGACGGTGAATTTGGTGGTGTGTTACCAGCTAATTTCTTGAATTTAAAACAACATATTCAAGTCTTTTCTAAACTTGAACGTGTGAAACAAGAACACGGTATTGAAACAGTAGAAAGAGAACGAGAAAGATTACAAGAAGAACTAAAAGAATGA
- a CDS encoding PQQ-dependent sugar dehydrogenase: protein MKRMLASVLSVSFLVTACGNESEDSSNEGSNQGQSDSNKQQNGTDKKQESKVTKGVETVAKDIDTPWSIEKAGDVFYLTERPGKIVKIEGKKQTEQKVNLDETVSTADEAGLLGFVLAPDFKDSKEAFAYYTYENDEGQFNRIVKLKLVGNSWNEAEVLLDHIPSGPYHDGGRLKIGPDNKLYATAGDASNEQNAQNKDSLGGKILRLNLDGSKPRDNAFSNSYVYSYGHRNPQGLVWTNKDEMYASEHGNQANDEINEINKGKNYGWPEIEGNEEKSGMESPLFTSGSDDTWAPSGLAYKDGMIYSAALRGEAVIRFDIKNNEMKKVITDYGRIRDVYIENDDLYFISNNSDGRGNPSSDDDKLYKVSLSHLSE, encoded by the coding sequence ATGAAACGTATGTTAGCGAGTGTGCTTTCGGTAAGTTTTTTAGTAACGGCTTGTGGTAATGAGTCGGAAGATAGTTCGAATGAAGGTTCTAATCAAGGTCAAAGTGATAGTAATAAACAACAAAATGGCACGGATAAGAAGCAGGAAAGTAAAGTCACTAAAGGGGTAGAGACTGTAGCTAAAGATATTGATACGCCATGGTCTATTGAGAAGGCTGGTGATGTTTTTTATTTAACTGAACGTCCTGGGAAGATCGTTAAGATTGAAGGTAAGAAACAGACTGAACAGAAGGTTAATTTAGATGAGACGGTTTCGACTGCAGATGAAGCTGGATTGTTAGGTTTTGTGTTAGCGCCTGATTTTAAAGATTCTAAAGAGGCTTTTGCTTACTATACTTATGAGAATGATGAAGGTCAGTTTAATCGTATTGTAAAATTGAAGTTGGTGGGTAATAGTTGGAATGAAGCGGAAGTATTGTTAGATCATATTCCGAGTGGTCCTTATCATGATGGTGGCAGATTGAAGATTGGTCCAGATAATAAGTTATACGCTACAGCTGGTGATGCTTCGAATGAACAAAATGCTCAAAATAAAGATTCTTTAGGTGGTAAAATTTTAAGATTGAATCTTGATGGTAGTAAACCAAGGGACAATGCTTTTTCTAATTCTTATGTATATAGTTATGGTCATAGAAATCCACAAGGTTTAGTATGGACAAATAAAGATGAAATGTATGCGAGTGAACATGGTAATCAAGCGAATGATGAAATAAATGAAATTAATAAAGGTAAAAATTATGGATGGCCAGAGATTGAAGGTAACGAAGAAAAAAGTGGTATGGAATCGCCATTATTCACTTCAGGATCTGATGATACATGGGCACCATCAGGTTTAGCTTATAAAGACGGTATGATTTATTCTGCAGCTTTAAGAGGAGAAGCGGTTATAAGATTTGATATTAAGAATAATGAAATGAAAAAAGTAATTACTGATTACGGCAGAATTAGAGATGTTTATATTGAAAATGATGATTTATATTTTATAAGTAATAATTCGGATGGTAGAGGGAATCCTTCAAGTGATGATGACAAATTATATAAAGTTTCATTAAGTCATTTAAGTGAATAA
- the gatC gene encoding Asp-tRNA(Asn)/Glu-tRNA(Gln) amidotransferase subunit GatC codes for MTKVTSEQVEHVANLARLEVSQDEVNEFTQSLEDILNFAGQLDEVDTENVEPTFHVLDLQNVLREDKSESGIPQEQALKNAKETEAGQFKVPAIMNEED; via the coding sequence ATGACGAAAGTAACATCTGAGCAAGTTGAACATGTTGCTAATTTAGCTAGACTTGAAGTTTCACAAGACGAAGTCAATGAATTTACTCAATCTCTAGAGGATATCTTAAACTTTGCAGGACAATTAGATGAAGTAGATACTGAAAATGTAGAACCAACATTTCACGTATTAGATTTACAAAATGTCCTTAGAGAAGATAAGAGTGAATCAGGGATTCCTCAAGAACAAGCATTAAAAAATGCTAAAGAAACTGAAGCAGGACAATTTAAAGTTCCAGCTATTATGAATGAGGAGGACTAA
- the putP gene encoding sodium/proline symporter PutP has protein sequence MLLLGNTFKNVKVESTWETYVMIAVYFIILLVIGFYAYKRSTSTLDEYMLGGRDLGALVTALSAGASDMSGWMIMGLPGSVYSTGLSATWIAIGLTIGAWLNYILVASRLRIYTELTDNAITLPDYFEKRLSDNTRIVKVISGLVIIVFFTLYTHSGMVAGGVLFNSAFGLNYHVGLVLAASIVICYTLFGGYLAVSLTDFFQGVIMILALVMVPIVALLKLNGLDTFSEVGHLQPTNLDWFKGTTTVGIISLFAWGLGYFGQPHIIVRFMSIKTHKLMPRARRIGISWMAISLLGACVTGLIGVVFVDQTHVKVDNPETIFIVMSQILFHPLIAGFFLAAILAAIMSTISSQLLVTSSALTQDFYMLLRGKTLQDKEHEKEFVLVGRISVLAVSIVAMWIAWNPSDTILNLVGNAWAGFGAAFGPLILLSLYWKRLTKYGAIAGIVSGSIVVIFWIMMKDHGGIFELYEIIPGFLTSTVLTILVSWITPKPTKQDEEKFDNMVQILKS, from the coding sequence ATGTTATTACTTGGTAATACGTTTAAAAATGTAAAGGTCGAATCGACATGGGAAACATATGTCATGATTGCTGTTTATTTTATTATTTTACTAGTAATCGGATTTTATGCTTACAAACGTTCGACGAGTACTTTAGATGAGTACATGTTAGGTGGTAGAGATTTAGGTGCTTTAGTTACTGCCCTATCTGCCGGTGCATCTGATATGAGTGGTTGGATGATTATGGGATTGCCTGGTTCAGTATACAGTACAGGTTTATCAGCTACATGGATTGCGATAGGACTAACAATTGGTGCATGGTTAAACTATATTTTAGTTGCATCACGATTGAGAATTTATACTGAACTTACAGACAATGCTATAACACTTCCTGATTACTTTGAAAAACGATTATCAGATAACACTCGAATCGTTAAAGTCATTTCTGGATTAGTTATTATTGTGTTCTTTACTTTGTATACACATTCAGGAATGGTAGCTGGTGGCGTACTTTTTAACAGTGCATTCGGTTTAAACTATCACGTTGGTCTTGTATTAGCGGCAAGTATTGTTATTTGTTATACGTTATTCGGTGGTTATTTAGCGGTATCGTTAACAGATTTCTTTCAAGGCGTGATTATGATTCTAGCTTTAGTGATGGTCCCTATCGTAGCACTTTTAAAATTGAATGGACTAGATACATTCTCAGAAGTTGGACATTTACAACCTACAAATTTAGATTGGTTTAAAGGAACAACTACAGTTGGTATTATCAGTTTATTTGCTTGGGGCTTAGGTTATTTTGGACAACCACATATAATAGTACGTTTTATGTCTATTAAAACACATAAACTGATGCCTAGAGCGAGAAGAATCGGGATTTCTTGGATGGCTATCTCTTTATTAGGTGCATGTGTAACAGGTCTTATTGGTGTCGTATTCGTTGACCAAACGCATGTTAAAGTTGATAATCCAGAAACAATTTTCATTGTGATGAGTCAAATATTATTTCATCCACTCATTGCAGGATTTTTCTTGGCTGCAATTTTAGCTGCCATTATGAGTACGATTTCTTCACAATTACTTGTAACATCTAGTGCTTTAACACAAGATTTTTATATGCTTTTAAGAGGCAAAACTTTACAAGATAAAGAACATGAAAAAGAATTTGTTCTTGTCGGACGTATTTCAGTATTAGCCGTTTCAATTGTCGCAATGTGGATTGCATGGAATCCTAGCGATACAATTTTAAATTTAGTTGGAAATGCTTGGGCAGGATTTGGTGCAGCTTTTGGTCCTCTCATTCTCTTATCACTATATTGGAAACGATTAACAAAATATGGTGCGATTGCTGGAATTGTAAGTGGATCTATAGTCGTTATCTTCTGGATTATGATGAAAGACCATGGTGGAATCTTTGAACTCTATGAAATTATTCCTGGTTTCTTAACAAGTACGGTTTTAACTATTTTAGTCAGTTGGATCACACCTAAACCAACGAAACAAGATGAAGAAAAATTCGATAATATGGTACAAATCTTAAAAAGTTAA
- the rlmD gene encoding 23S rRNA (uracil(1939)-C(5))-methyltransferase RlmD, with translation MTAIVNKNETYTGQVIDFTHEGHGVVKIDRYPIFVPNAIKDETIEFKVIKVKKQFAIGKLITIKEASENRIEPPCEYYKVCGGCQLQHLSYNAQLEMKKEQVVNLFKRKSHFEDTMIHDTIGMENPWNYRNKSQIPVGKNRQGEIELGFYRQRSHDIVDIDHCMIQDKKHDHIMNKLRALIEQLNISIYNEHKHKGELRHIILRTGYYTGETMVIFVTNSKQLSYKNKVIETITSEFENVVSIKHNINQEKSNVIMGRTSTTLYGQDTITDKLAEYQFKISDTSFYQINPMQTEKLYDRALEYAQLDGEETVIDAYCGIGTIGSYMSQQAKHVYGVEIVDEAIKNAKENAEINHIDNATWEAGKAEEVILKWKKDGIKPEVVMVDPPRKGCDQTFIETLIELEPKRIVYISCNPATQVRDVEILGRNGYQLKEITPVDMFPHTTHVETVALIEKIEE, from the coding sequence ATGACAGCTATTGTAAATAAAAATGAAACTTATACAGGACAAGTGATTGATTTTACGCATGAAGGGCACGGTGTAGTGAAAATTGATCGTTATCCGATATTTGTACCAAATGCGATTAAAGATGAAACGATTGAATTTAAAGTCATTAAAGTGAAAAAGCAATTCGCTATTGGTAAACTTATAACGATTAAAGAAGCTTCGGAAAACAGAATAGAACCACCATGTGAATACTATAAAGTATGTGGAGGTTGCCAATTACAACATTTAAGTTACAACGCACAACTAGAAATGAAGAAAGAACAAGTTGTTAACTTATTTAAGCGTAAATCACATTTTGAAGATACGATGATTCACGACACAATTGGTATGGAAAATCCATGGAACTATCGAAATAAATCTCAAATTCCAGTCGGTAAAAATAGACAAGGTGAAATTGAATTAGGCTTTTATAGACAGCGCAGTCACGATATAGTAGATATTGATCACTGTATGATCCAAGATAAAAAACATGATCATATTATGAATAAACTTAGAGCGTTGATAGAACAATTAAATATTAGTATATACAACGAACATAAACATAAAGGTGAACTTAGACATATTATATTACGTACTGGATATTATACTGGTGAAACGATGGTTATCTTTGTAACAAACAGTAAGCAATTAAGTTATAAAAATAAAGTTATAGAAACGATAACATCAGAATTTGAAAATGTTGTCAGCATAAAACACAATATTAACCAAGAAAAATCAAACGTCATTATGGGTAGAACTTCTACAACATTATACGGACAAGACACAATTACAGATAAATTAGCAGAATACCAATTCAAAATATCAGATACATCATTTTATCAAATTAACCCAATGCAGACTGAAAAATTATATGACAGAGCATTAGAATATGCACAATTAGACGGAGAAGAAACTGTAATTGACGCATACTGTGGCATAGGAACAATTGGTTCATACATGTCACAACAAGCAAAACATGTATATGGTGTTGAAATTGTAGACGAAGCAATAAAAAATGCTAAAGAAAACGCTGAAATCAACCATATTGATAATGCTACTTGGGAAGCCGGAAAAGCAGAAGAAGTCATATTAAAATGGAAGAAAGACGGTATAAAACCAGAAGTCGTAATGGTCGATCCACCAAGAAAAGGTTGTGACCAAACCTTTATAGAAACGTTAATAGAACTAGAACCAAAAAGAATCGTTTATATATCATGTAATCCAGCAACACAAGTGAGAGACGTGGAGATATTGGGAAGAAACGGTTATCAACTAAAAGAAATCACACCAGTAGACATGTTCCCACATACAACACACGTAGAAACAGTGGCGTTAATAGAGAAAATAGAAGAATAA
- a CDS encoding DUF853 domain-containing protein, with the protein MTQLKIAKNENEINLELGQANRHGLIAGATGTGKTITLKVLAEQFSKEGVPVFLSDVKGDISSLAEAGSVNDKIKERLEQLNIEDFKNEAYPVTLFDVFQKTGVPVRTTITEMGPLLIGRLLDLNNTQLGVLDIVFKVADESGLLLIDMKDFKALLKEINENRTEYSEKYGNISSASIGAIQRSLLRLESEGAETFFGEPALQLEDFIKFDESGKGMINVLDASVLYQKPKLYATFLLWLLSELFESLPEVGDAEKPKIVFFFDEAHLLFNDTSKEIVEKVEQVVRLIRSKGVGIYFVTQNPIDIPESILGQLGNRVQHALRSYTPKDQKAIKSAAQTFRQNEAFDTAQVIGELKTGEALISFLNDEGQPNIVERAFVRPPESKIGVIDEAVKKELIDQSPLNETYKETFDRESAYELLQKKIEEQPTSQDEKTDNKKSASKPKETKKKEKPSQFQKETSKLLSSVGRQIGREIVRNIFGTKRRK; encoded by the coding sequence ATGACACAATTAAAAATTGCTAAAAATGAAAATGAAATTAATTTAGAGCTAGGACAAGCTAACAGACACGGTTTAATCGCTGGTGCTACTGGTACAGGTAAAACGATAACTTTAAAAGTATTAGCTGAACAATTTTCTAAAGAGGGCGTCCCAGTATTTTTATCTGATGTAAAAGGTGATATTTCAAGTTTAGCTGAAGCTGGTTCTGTTAATGATAAGATTAAAGAAAGATTAGAACAGTTAAATATTGAAGATTTTAAAAACGAAGCATATCCGGTAACTTTATTCGATGTATTTCAAAAAACGGGTGTTCCTGTAAGAACAACAATTACGGAAATGGGTCCATTATTAATTGGTAGATTGCTAGATTTAAATAATACACAATTAGGTGTATTAGATATCGTCTTTAAAGTAGCTGATGAAAGTGGCTTATTACTGATTGATATGAAAGATTTTAAAGCACTTTTAAAAGAAATTAATGAAAATCGTACTGAATACTCAGAGAAATATGGAAATATTTCTTCAGCTTCAATTGGTGCTATTCAACGCTCATTATTACGTTTGGAATCTGAAGGAGCAGAAACATTCTTTGGTGAACCTGCACTTCAATTAGAAGATTTTATAAAATTTGATGAGTCTGGTAAAGGTATGATTAATGTACTGGATGCTTCTGTGTTATATCAAAAGCCTAAATTATATGCAACATTTTTATTATGGTTATTATCTGAGCTATTTGAAAGTTTACCTGAAGTAGGTGACGCTGAGAAACCTAAAATTGTATTTTTCTTTGATGAAGCGCATTTACTATTTAATGATACTTCAAAAGAAATCGTTGAAAAAGTAGAGCAAGTAGTAAGATTAATTCGTTCTAAAGGTGTAGGTATTTACTTTGTTACTCAAAATCCAATAGATATTCCTGAATCTATATTAGGTCAACTTGGTAATAGAGTACAACATGCTTTAAGAAGTTATACGCCGAAAGACCAAAAAGCAATTAAAAGTGCTGCTCAAACATTTCGTCAAAATGAAGCATTCGATACTGCGCAAGTCATTGGTGAACTGAAAACCGGTGAAGCACTCATTTCATTTTTAAATGATGAAGGTCAACCGAATATCGTTGAACGTGCTTTCGTTCGTCCCCCGGAAAGTAAAATTGGTGTAATTGATGAAGCGGTTAAGAAGGAACTTATTGATCAATCACCACTGAATGAAACGTATAAAGAAACTTTTGATCGTGAAAGTGCTTATGAACTATTACAAAAGAAAATTGAAGAACAACCTACATCTCAAGATGAGAAAACAGATAATAAAAAAAGTGCTTCAAAACCGAAAGAAACTAAGAAAAAAGAAAAGCCTTCTCAATTCCAAAAAGAAACATCAAAATTATTATCATCTGTAGGTAGACAAATTGGTAGAGAAATTGTAAGAAATATTTTTGGTACTAAGAGACGTAAATAA
- the gatB gene encoding Asp-tRNA(Asn)/Glu-tRNA(Gln) amidotransferase subunit GatB, whose amino-acid sequence MHFETIIGLEVHVELKTESKMFSPSPAHFGAEANTNTNVVDLAYPGVLPVVNKTAVDWAMRAAMALNMEIATESKFDRKNYFYPDNPKAYQISQFDQPIGENGWIDIEVDGETKRIGITRLHMEEDAGKLSHKDGYSLVDLNRQGTPLIEIVSEPDIRSPKEAYAYLEKLRAIIQYTGVSDCKMEEGSLRCDANISLRPYGQEEFGTKAELKNLNSFNYVRKGLEHEEKRQAEVLLAGGEILQETRRFNESTGETILMRIKEGSDDYRYFPEPDLVPLYVDEEWKERVRKTIPDLPDVRKERYVNELNLPAYDAHVLTLTKEMSDFFDETIKHGADVKLTSNWLMGGVNEYLNKNQIDLNDTALTPENLAGMIKLIEDGTMSSKIAKKVFPELAQNGGDAHQIMKDKGLVQISDEATLLGFVTEALDNNPQSVEDFKNGKGKAMGFLVGQIMKLSKGQANPQVVNQLLKSELEKR is encoded by the coding sequence ATGCATTTTGAAACAATAATCGGCTTAGAAGTACACGTCGAATTAAAAACAGAATCAAAAATGTTCTCACCATCACCAGCTCATTTTGGTGCTGAGGCAAATACAAATACAAATGTTGTTGATTTAGCATATCCAGGCGTTTTACCAGTAGTAAACAAAACTGCTGTAGACTGGGCAATGCGTGCAGCAATGGCATTAAATATGGAAATTGCTACAGAATCTAAATTTGATAGAAAAAATTATTTCTATCCAGATAATCCAAAAGCTTATCAAATTTCTCAATTCGACCAACCAATTGGTGAAAATGGTTGGATTGATATTGAAGTAGATGGAGAAACGAAAAGAATTGGTATAACACGTTTACACATGGAAGAAGATGCGGGTAAACTTTCACATAAAGATGGTTATTCTTTAGTAGATTTAAACCGTCAAGGTACGCCTTTAATTGAAATCGTTTCTGAACCAGATATTCGTTCACCTAAAGAAGCATATGCATATTTAGAAAAATTACGTGCAATCATCCAATATACAGGTGTATCTGACTGTAAAATGGAAGAAGGTTCATTACGTTGTGATGCTAACATTTCTCTTCGCCCATATGGACAAGAAGAATTTGGTACTAAAGCAGAACTTAAAAACTTAAACTCATTTAACTATGTGCGTAAAGGTTTAGAACATGAAGAAAAACGCCAAGCAGAAGTATTATTAGCTGGCGGAGAAATCTTACAAGAAACACGTCGTTTTAATGAATCAACAGGTGAAACAATTTTAATGCGTATTAAAGAAGGATCAGACGATTATCGTTATTTCCCTGAACCAGACTTAGTACCTTTATATGTTGATGAAGAATGGAAAGAACGTGTTCGTAAAACAATTCCTGATTTACCAGACGTACGTAAAGAACGTTACGTTAATGAATTAAATTTACCAGCTTACGATGCACATGTATTGACGTTAACTAAAGAAATGTCTGATTTCTTTGATGAAACAATTAAACATGGAGCAGATGTTAAATTAACTTCAAACTGGTTAATGGGTGGCGTAAACGAATACTTAAATAAAAACCAAATCGACTTAAACGATACTGCTTTAACACCTGAAAACTTAGCAGGCATGATCAAGCTAATTGAAGATGGCACTATGAGTAGTAAAATAGCTAAAAAAGTATTCCCTGAATTAGCACAAAATGGTGGAGACGCTCATCAAATTATGAAAGACAAAGGTCTTGTTCAAATTTCTGACGAAGCAACACTATTAGGATTTGTTACTGAAGCTTTAGATAACAATCCACAATCAGTAGAAGACTTTAAAAATGGTAAAGGTAAAGCAATGGGCTTCTTAGTTGGACAAATTATGAAACTTTCAAAAGGACAAGCAAACCCACAAGTTGTTAACCAATTACTAAAATCAGAATTAGAAAAAAGATAA